The genomic window TTTCTTGAAGTTCCACTTCAATGTTAGATATCATAGAATGTTTATCGATGATCATGTATAATTTGATCTAGCGGGACATATCTAgagaaaaattgaattggaatttAGAGATGTGAGGAAAAGGAAAAACCATTTTAGTGTCACAATTGATTGTATTCATTGATTACCAATTGTGTTTTATATTGTGAGCAAAACATGTGAATATAaaagttttattatattattgaaataaaaaagattatGAGAAACacaaaatgtgactaaatgaATCTAGGATGCTACATATTTACAAGCTACCATACACCTAATAGTTGTGTAGCAACCAATTTTctagataataaaatattatggtCACACGAATTATTTCCTAATGTGAACCTTGTAGAGAGAagagaaaacaagaaaaaaaaattaacataatcaCAAGAATATTGTGCCCTACACAAGCAGGAGATATTAGTTTTGGTACCCATAATGGGCAAGCCCAATGGAACTACTACAGACAATTTTTTAATGCAACATACGGAACCAACTTTTAGATACACAAGGCCACTTTGGCGTCAAAACTTTTTTTGTCCTAATTTAGTacttaatttatttcattttacccaaaaaaatcaCCAACATCCAATAAAAATGTGCAATGTGTTATAGTTTTTTtggaaactttttatttttaaagaataaactaataattaaaaatttagatgccaaaataataaaaataattatagttaCTAAcccaaaaatataaactattcccatggtaagaaaaaaaaatctgtgATATTGTTCTTCCTTTGATTCGAGAACTACAAGGAAAATAGTGTTGTGAAAAATTGAAGATTTTTCAAGTCCATCTTGCTCTCGATCATTAATTCATACCGATAATTTTCATAGATCCAATAAATCTGCTGACTTTATACAATTCCACAAAATTTATATCAACCAAAGTTTTTAGGTACAAATTTACAGGGTGAATCAAGGTTGATATCTAAAACAAAAATCCCGGGATTCTATATTGGTCCGATGGTGTCGAGACAAATTGGCTCCAAGAAATTCGATAAGTAATACGGGATTTTAGAACAAGGGATGAATTAATTCAGGTCCACAAAAGAAATTGACGGTTTGAATAGCTGAAGGGGTGATTTTATAAAATGGTAGTACACTCATGTTGCAATCTGCAACTGAATGATAATCACTATAGATCAAATTTCAGACTCAATGCGGTAAGATATCATCTGACAAAAAAGGACCAtatcttttacaaaaaaaaaactctattgCTCAATGGAGAGGCGACTGGAAAACAGGTCCAGAAATATTTGAAAGAACTGACATATATATGTCAATACAATAGGGTTTAAGTGTGCAAATAAATTTTGTTGTGCAGGAGCTTGTCAATTTCTCTTATTTTCACGGACAATCCCTTCATTACCTGCTAACATCAAGTACTTGTCTCTCCTAGTAAAGGTAGTACACTCAAATCCCAGTGCATCGGCCAACTTTCTCTGAATATAATTTGCCACTTCAAAGCTAGATCTGCCCCCGGCACATGTAAACTCTGGGGGCACCTTTCCAAGGATTTGAACATGGTAGCTAGGTCTAGGGTTCATCAGGAAGAAAATGGGATCCAACCATTTCAACCCACTTGCAGTTGTTCCATAAAACATACTTACATGAGCGCTCATGGCTACTGGAACTATCTCATCAGCTAGTTCAGCAAACAATGAACTAAACCTTAACAAATAAGGCTCTCTGCATGTAGTTCCTTCAGGACACACCACTAAATCACCTTCACTCAGCAACTTTTTCATGGTTTCTCCATCTTGCTTCCGGTCCCTGGTTAACCTAACTGTCTTGATGGGAGCTATTATTTCAGACATTTTGCTCAAGCTGTAGGTCACGGCTGTCAAAGGCTTGCACAATGCTGTGCTAAGGAAAACTGGGTCTAAAAGAGTTCGATGGGTACAGACATATAGAACACCTTTTTTCTGTTCTGAATTGGATGAAGGAAAGCAGCCTTGGAAAGTTAGCTGTACTCCACTCAGAGAACCCCAGAAAATAGCTAACCTGTAAGGCAGGCAGATACCAACCAGAATCCTAAATATAGCGAGAACTATCCCAAATGGAAGCCACAAGAACATGCAAAGTGTTGCAAATGGTGTTGGCAAGAAAGCTAGTCTCCCATCATGAAATATAAGTGGCTTCGGGTACTTGTCCCTTGGCATCAAACAACTTTGATTGTTTCTACCATCTTCCTTGTGCACCACATAGGCTTCCTGTCCCATTCACAAAAATTGAATTAATGACCAAAAATTCCTCACTAAACAAGTTTTTCTTCCAAAGGAATTAAGGTTAGTTAATTATGGCTCCTAACATcattttaaaagtattaattggTTTACgactttattaaattatttttaatgcattAGATGAAGATATCATATATAGTAGTCTAAAAAAAAAGCCATTAATGAACTCATTAGGAAAACTCTGAAAACAAGGGTTTTCAGGTGGGTAGTCTCTGTACAAGGTAGATCTAGTGTGCGATAACAGGTTGCCCAAACTTGaccattatttatttttctttttatacttaaataataggTAGAAGTAAAAAAGAATACCTTGCAAAGGGAGATAAAGTGATGGTCATGGAGGCTTGAACTTCCGAGGCCAACATCTGGCTTTTTATCACCAAAGTATGCCTTTAAAGCTTTGTGCTTTACCAGCAAACCGGAGCTGGATAACAAGCCTGTGAATCGGTTCCCAACAGTGTGCAATTCAGTTCCTACAACATCATCGACGGCCATGTATTCTTTGAGAAATCCTTCCACCATAACTCTAGGTATACTTGTAAACACAACCCTTGAACTTGTTTTAGACCAAACTTCATAAGCTTGGAGATTAAGGTTCTCAAGATAAAACTTTGGCAAAACAGCCCTGCCAACGCTCTCAATGTCCTTCATCCTAAGCCCACAGAAGGATATAAAAATCATTACCCTCAATTTGAGCTCATAGTCCAAAACCCACAAAAAGGAGCACGATAAAAGCAACAGAAAGGCTCTCAAAATGCCTCCAGCTTCAAAAGCAAGTAGCATGAAGTAAGGGAAAAAGGTTTTTGCTCTTAATAAGACTCCATGAATATCACAAACCAGTGTTTGAGAGCTTCTAATATTGTTGCCTACATCACAGTGGGAAGCACTAGGGAACAAAGAAGCAGCTTGCTGCTGTGATGACGACCTAGGAATTTGGTTCCTTAGAAAGAACCCATAGTTTCTCACCTTCCTGGCGGCTCTATAACATGAGTTAGCCAGCAGCTGGTACAAGACCCAGTCCGCTAGCTTCAAAAATACCACAGGAAAAACCATGGCTTTCCTGCTTCAGTAGCCAATGATATAAATAGCTGAGAGAAAGAGATGGGTAAAGAAATACCACAGGAAAACAAAGGTTTTGCCTAGAAGGGGAAGAAAATATAGGAAGGGTTTGTGTGCAGAAGTAAAAGAAAAACAGATAGTATTTATAGGAGAGAGAGGCATACAGTGTATGGAGGAGGTAAAGGTTGACCAAGGTGCATTTGGTTAGCCACACAGCTAGCATTGATTGCACAATCAATCTTCTCCTGCTATTTCTGCTTCCTTTTAGCCctcttaaaaaaaaatagattggTTCCAGTGATCTTTTTATTAAGTTCCATGAACATGCTTCTAGTTCTGCATGAGCGGCtgcattatttaaattatttggcaAATAGTTAGGTCAGATTCTTGGTGACCGCCTTTCTAATTAGTCTCCGGggttttttgtttgaaattttatattggaAAGTGTGCTTATAAGTCGAGCTTGCACATTGAAAACTGGACAACTTGAGtggatttcaaattttcaaatacacAGTCTTTCCTCCACATGAACCAATCCCATGTTAGATGACCAGTATCATATCTGATTGATTGACTTTCTTCAAAACTATTTTCAAGATGGTTTAAAGGTCATACTTttactttattaaaaaattaaatccacTTTTCCTATTGACTTTCCTTTAATTGCTAACGTACATTTCTTTGTATAATTCCGAGCTGTTGGATGTACGTTAATTTAGAAATCCATACAGATGGATTCAATCGggtaaaatgttaaattaaattgggtagttgaattagattttttattttttaaatttttttaatattttaataattttttatttgaacccgttaaattaattaaattaataaaataatgacTTAATTAATTCGACCATCtatctaatttaaaaaatatttatgtaattctcactttttcttatttaaattgTGTCGGTAAATACAAACATATAAAATTGAATAGGGGAGAAATTAACcgtataaaactaaaaataattttttatctttatttttttatgattaatttataatcattcaatgattaaatttatcaatataattgtacttattttgaatgtaaattttttaatgatctaaaatattgtatatattaagggctagtttggcaatgcttttgaaaagtgcggtggaaaagtacttttgaaaaatttaagtgtttagtattgctgttaaaaagtgcttttgaaaaataaaatatccattttaaacatgatattataaagtaaaaaatatgtatttaaataatgttcaaattagttaatattatgatattttagcaaaaatataaaaaataatttattataacttatttttaatattttaatatataatattaattttaaatatttctaagtaattaatattaattatttattaaatttatttagaatatataaactatatttaaatatttaaatataataattaaatatttgtaattagatattgacacaattgtattattttaaaaattattttttatttttaattaatgcttttaacaaatttatattattttattttaaaatgtatttgaatagtaaggttaaaaaagtaaaataccgACCAAAAACACTTCTGGGctgaaaaaagttaaaaatttctacttttttatatgtgaaaaagcacttaaaataagttaaaaaaatttctacACTAACGTCTGTTCTTTATTGCTTTTTAggaaaaaatactttttaatagaaaaactCATCTGAAAAGCATTGGAGAACACAGCCTAATACTTATTAAAGGTCTGAaagttttttacataaaataaataattaaaaaatttaaaattatattaaatttattgatttatattaatgaaatataaaatatgaagattaaaaaaattaaaaaattaatcgtAGCTAGTATAACTCACGAAATTTAATTCTCATAATCCTTAACAAGTGATATAAGCAATATTTGAACAAGAAATTTATGACATTTATATTTTTCTCCAATTACCGAGAAGTTTTCTTAATTTAAGCCAGCTGCTATGGCAGCCTGTGAGGCGAGAGCTGTGTGAAATAGCTAGCAATATATCTAATATGACTATATTCATTTATACTTTATCAAAGCTTTGAATTGGAAATTCCTTGACTAGTTTTTTAGGAAGTTAAGATCATGCAAATAAGTTGATTTGGATTTCTTAGATGTAATGCTCTGGATCCTTTATTAAATTCATGACCTACCTTGCAGCATTATATACAATTAAGAAAGAATATTTTGAGAACCTATTAATCTATCTATTGAGGTTAATCCCTTTGCATGATCGATAAACAATCTATTAGTTGCTTGCAAGTTCCTTTGAGTTTTGGTAGGAAACCCTTAAGATATATATCACGCAATTCTCATTAATAATGGAGTTGGTAACGTTCAATCATTTGGTTTTGCTATTTCATGTAATCATGTATTTTGAGTGTCCGGCAACAATAAGAGATTCTAGAATTCATCACACAAATCataatttgatttctttattttataattatattagaaTATTTAACTAATTAGGTTTTATGAGTTAAATGACACCAACACTGAAAATTAGTTGATCTTGCTAGTCAAATATTCGTCCAACCGTAATTGGATTAAATCACTATTAGATATAAAAATAGAGATGGACATCATAATTTATTTACGCAATAcgaaatcttttttatttttcaaatcttATCTAGAAAGtagtaaataatataattaataagtacaaattgttatttaagttcAACCCACTCACTGAATTATTGTACGAAAATCATTTtagaaaatagtggttttaggcacaaaacatgtttaaaatttttcttaaaactaagtcttatgatatttatagcaataaacctttaACTGAATTATTATATGTGCTTTTTAAGAGGTGGTGCAAGTCATTTCCTGGCTTTATACCAATCAATCTTCTCTTTTATCCTCGTATCCCGAATTGCTTTAAGTGTGGGCTAGCTCAAACAAAATGAACCTAGTGTATAGAAGGAAAGCTTTTATTAACTTTCAGTGGAAAAATTAATTCTCTCTATAAAATTAGAAGTTATGagtttttctcaaaaaaaataaaatttattttaaaaataagttgtCACTATTTTTTACAGAATTACAGTACTTAATAACTTGTGTAAATAACTTAGCTAATAGTtactgtaatacccaattttagcccgggctcacaataataaaataaagtctaagtccagtacaaaattatatcatttggcccgatcggaacggtccattacttgaaaaggtagaaggtccatctacaagcttatggaaacataatcttcaaggatgtgcaatcttagatatgatatatgcaatcttagatatgatatgcaatcttagaagatgtgattttgtaatcttagagatttaatttgtagataccctttaatcttagccgttgatgtaattgatctgtaccgttggatttggggaggctcaactataaatagaggcctctcccttcattgtaggGGACGGAAGTttggagtaataataattcttaagagtattccctcaaatttctctttctcttgcgtttttattttctttggcgTGTTCAATAGGGTCCTTTCGACTTCATTTATTTACGGATTTAGGCCCAGAATTTATGTCAAAGctcgatttagtctttttatttatttattatttatttttattaaatttgattttcttgttattaagttattattattatttttattattatacatacgcatactttttttacaataatatatatacatacatttgtttaaaaaaaagcttttataaacacatgcatatattattttttttttttattattttatttgcataacttttatatacatatatatacatttacattttatatacatatatattttttatttcctaacttttatatgcatatatatacacttttatatttttttactttaatgaatatgtatatacgtatgttttcttatattattcttcataattttttttatatatatttttctaaattaattaacttcaatatatgtaattattattatttgtttttatatatatgtaattatcttttttataatctatatatatgtagataattattatttttatatatgtacatgtatatatttatatattttttcctaatgaatatttttttatatttatatatatacatatatatctatgttttttgttttcgaaaatgcttaaatacatacttatatttttaatgcatattttataatttatatgtatatatatttttctttattgtattatgtattttgtttgtataaaattataatccAAAATTTTATGTGTAAATCATATGTTtgtcttttattcttcataatttcaagtatatattttgtatttttttatttccttcatttgtttattgatttatattttcatttacatttcgttcatttatttgatactttgcatatcatggattattgttttttttgtatattaatttcgtttatttatttgtttttatgtcattgttgtatttgttattgtgacatttatacatactttcaatataacattacgtcatctttttactcgaatttaaaaatgaaaattttttaaaatagagataatactcgtatttaggattttcaagaaaattgagccctaacgtattgggtcccaattttcttcgttaaatctaataatcgagaattgctctttgatcaaaaataaaatgaaaaagcttGTTATTGGGAATCTagtacgttgtgtcctaacgcattggatgcgacgtattgatttcttgaaacaaagatttaaaaaaatatacatattaataaaggaaatattcaatgtttgggacgttgagaaattgtgccttaacgtattgggctgcggtttcgtcataaatcttaaacaattgaatattcttttaaattttatcacacaAACCTTTTAGACAAACTCATCTTGAAGAAATAAAacatcgtgccctaacgcattgggtgtgatgcTTTCTGTTTCAAAATGAGGGAGTCTTAATGGATAATTTAATTAGGGATCATATTTTTCAACTCTcggcattaagacattaattaatcaatttggtaccaatttttgggcattatgagggtgctaatccttcctcatacgtaaccgactcccgaacccgtttttctaaaactcgtagaccaaagttatttttaggtgacccaatcacaccttaataaaaagattggtggcgactccaaattttcatcgacaactaatttttttgttttttttcaaaaataaaaatggtttcgacagcctggcgactccactggggactttttttataagagagtcgagccacaaagttgattaattcttgtcttattgtcgaaaaaattttgtttttttaaaaaaattcatggtaTCCTGTTGCATTCATTATTTCTTGCTTAATGGATTTAAGTATTGTTTGCATTAcacattacatgagttgaataattttacccttttaagtgggagcgagaagccaaacctcatataatgaacattAGGAATCCACCCTAGGTAAAGCTACACTGAACCCTAGTAGACATCCtgtcaggtgttttattatttcttgattatattctATGATACTGacttttagtgttttattttgattgcacgacatgacatttcatttcattataaaagacGTCGGTTCATATTCAATTGCTAGATAagaagcttatcatggaaaatagtttcttgataaagtggaagaaaTACGACTTCTCGAATATATTCCAAGAAACACAACAAAAGAAGGGTAATGAAGAAGTATATGACTTTACGTCATGGCCCGAGAATTTAAGTTGATTATTCAAGAGCTGCCGACAT from Gossypium hirsutum isolate 1008001.06 chromosome D12, Gossypium_hirsutum_v2.1, whole genome shotgun sequence includes these protein-coding regions:
- the LOC107945497 gene encoding glycerol-3-phosphate acyltransferase 1, encoding MVFPVVFLKLADWVLYQLLANSCYRAARKVRNYGFFLRNQIPRSSSQQQAASLFPSASHCDVGNNIRSSQTLVCDIHGVLLRAKTFFPYFMLLAFEAGGILRAFLLLLSCSFLWVLDYELKLRVMIFISFCGLRMKDIESVGRAVLPKFYLENLNLQAYEVWSKTSSRVVFTSIPRVMVEGFLKEYMAVDDVVGTELHTVGNRFTGLLSSSGLLVKHKALKAYFGDKKPDVGLGSSSLHDHHFISLCKEAYVVHKEDGRNNQSCLMPRDKYPKPLIFHDGRLAFLPTPFATLCMFLWLPFGIVLAIFRILVGICLPYRLAIFWGSLSGVQLTFQGCFPSSNSEQKKGVLYVCTHRTLLDPVFLSTALCKPLTAVTYSLSKMSEIIAPIKTVRLTRDRKQDGETMKKLLSEGDLVVCPEGTTCREPYLLRFSSLFAELADEIVPVAMSAHVSMFYGTTASGLKWLDPIFFLMNPRPSYHVQILGKVPPEFTCAGGRSSFEVANYIQRKLADALGFECTTFTRRDKYLMLAGNEGIVRENKRN